A portion of the Simkania negevensis Z genome contains these proteins:
- a CDS encoding NifU family protein, whose amino-acid sequence MKPFLEPYPWATYSNLLVERILSPRNVGFFNSNKGAQQEMRVVAGESQDSTRENHVIIYLVIDETDGIIADVKFQAFGESPLIGAADAICDIILRKNYDQARRLTAELVDKKLRDFDHTPAFPKSSAHHLNLALEALDTACEKCLDIPISDPSYSPPVPSHLQSTGEYPEWSILSSTEKLELIRKVVKEEVQPYIELDAGGIEVPEFKNDIEVVIAYQGACTTCPSSTGATLSAIQEILRARVHPHLIVKPDLSLLSF is encoded by the coding sequence ATGAAGCCTTTCCTCGAGCCCTATCCTTGGGCCACATACAGCAATCTTCTCGTTGAACGGATTCTCTCTCCCCGAAATGTTGGGTTTTTTAATAGCAACAAAGGAGCGCAGCAAGAAATGCGTGTTGTTGCTGGCGAGAGCCAAGATAGTACTCGCGAAAATCATGTCATTATCTATCTCGTCATCGACGAAACAGACGGCATCATTGCTGATGTCAAATTCCAAGCGTTTGGAGAAAGTCCACTCATCGGTGCAGCAGATGCAATTTGCGACATCATCTTGCGAAAAAACTACGACCAAGCCCGCCGCTTAACAGCTGAGCTTGTCGATAAGAAACTACGCGACTTTGATCACACACCGGCTTTTCCCAAATCTTCCGCGCACCATTTAAATCTGGCTTTAGAAGCTCTTGATACTGCGTGCGAAAAATGTTTAGATATTCCCATTAGTGACCCCTCTTACTCTCCTCCTGTTCCCTCTCACCTTCAATCTACAGGAGAATATCCTGAGTGGAGTATTCTTTCGTCTACAGAAAAGCTCGAACTCATTCGAAAAGTTGTCAAAGAAGAAGTGCAACCTTACATTGAACTCGATGCTGGAGGGATTGAAGTTCCTGAATTTAAAAATGACATTGAAGTTGTCATTGCCTACCAAGGAGCTTGCACAACCTGTCCTTCTTCAACAGGTGCAACACTTAGCGCCATTCAAGAGATCTTGCGAGCCCGTGTCCATCCCCATCTCATCGTTAAACCTGATTTATCTCTATTAAGTTTCTAA
- a CDS encoding winged helix-turn-helix domain-containing protein: MLGELLGSQKVGDVLLFLFINGKGYPSQIANALSVGLTPVQHALKRLEKGSIVSSYYEGKNRIFELNRSYPLYEELESLIKKAFFLLPSEGKKNYLISPTPIRSKDSPLKQSVPAVLAAIWKKLEATTQVLYVAHDRTGHEARTAGQGSGLVKITKETPYQLIFEEEGSWQTEQGLSFNYKNYFRWSVDTLRGILAVEHLRFGKHHPVFLFHLVPVSDRLLEPVTTNANGEETYFGYLENKVHGLKFCTRTISPQKNESITYFYT, from the coding sequence ATGTTAGGTGAACTTTTAGGCAGTCAAAAAGTTGGCGACGTTCTTCTATTCCTTTTCATCAATGGTAAAGGATACCCCTCTCAAATCGCCAATGCGTTAAGTGTAGGACTCACCCCAGTTCAACATGCTCTTAAGCGACTAGAAAAGGGCTCGATTGTTTCGAGCTATTACGAAGGGAAAAATAGAATTTTCGAACTCAATCGGAGCTATCCCCTCTATGAAGAACTCGAATCGCTCATCAAAAAAGCTTTCTTTCTCCTCCCAAGTGAAGGGAAAAAAAACTACCTGATTTCTCCGACTCCAATTAGATCAAAAGATTCCCCCTTGAAGCAAAGTGTTCCGGCAGTGCTTGCAGCGATATGGAAAAAACTAGAAGCAACAACTCAAGTACTCTACGTTGCTCATGATCGAACAGGGCACGAAGCTCGAACGGCAGGACAAGGTAGTGGGTTAGTCAAAATCACAAAAGAAACCCCCTACCAGCTGATCTTCGAAGAAGAAGGATCGTGGCAAACTGAGCAAGGGCTTTCCTTCAACTACAAAAATTACTTCCGCTGGTCTGTCGATACTCTGCGCGGCATTTTAGCAGTAGAACACCTCCGCTTTGGCAAACACCATCCGGTCTTTCTCTTTCATCTTGTTCCCGTCTCCGACCGCCTACTCGAACCCGTCACAACAAATGCGAACGGCGAAGAGACCTACTTCGGTTATCTTGAAAATAAAGTGCATGGACTCAAATTTTGTACGCGGACGATTTCGCCTCAAAAAAACGAATCGATCACCTACTTCTACACTTAA